The segment cccccccccccccgctccgcaagtcagaaaacccctttttcatttccaaatgagaaaaaaatctcatttgaagcaccaaattgcatctaaggccaggtgaaaatgcaaaattctttacaaaatggagtgggtgttgaagtgtgctatattgcaccaaattgcatctgaggccacctggaaatgcaaaaaaattccaaaggggagggggacaccccctccccttagacccctctcccaggccggccatcagtctttagcccccccccactcaatagtaccttcctacgccactgcggGGGGTATTTTAATGAAGGGTTCTTTCGTAAATGAGTGAGTCAGAGAGTCGGAGAGTCGGTCGAGTGCAAGACGAGGAACTTTCCTTCCGGCGGCTCGTGGTAAAGCCTTTGATATTTGCCTAAGTCCAAACAAATATGTTTAGGCATTTTGGAGTGCCCGACatctgcgctgcccgagtccagcggattgcccgacacctgcgctgcccgagtccagcggattgcccgacacctgccctgcccgagtccagcggattgcccgacacctgcccTGCCCGAGTCAAGCGGAATGCCCGAAGCCTGTGCTGCCCGACACCGGTGGATTGCCGACGTTTAGATTGCCCGACCCTTGCGCAGCCCCAGTGTTATGCCTGCGTATCCTTGGGTTGTGCCCGACCCCAGTACGTTATATTGGGCAAATGTCAATATTGTGTATTATACGCTGTAGATGTAGAACGAgatgagaaattatacttttattaaacatacaactctggtgtctgcctcctgatttagagttaatctgtacccgtccaccatctacctcccctaccctcctccaGTTGGTTTCGAGACAGGTTTTTCACTACCAGACGTTGGCGGCGTTACAATACGTTTTAAACTGCTGCAGTAGGTGGAAAATATACCATTGAGAATATCTTCAAGCCCTTATTCGTATTAGTCGCGCCAAAGCTTTGTCCAAACAAAGCAGTTCATTTAATGTAATCATTCATAATGAATTTTTTGCAAGAAACTTTTTCTTCCATACAGCGTTTGGTTGGAGAAATAAACCAATGCGTCAGAGAAAACCAGCTTTCGATAGCACCACGCCTCCGAACTCGTCTAGAGGCAACGTTTGACAGTAACAGTAACATGGTAATAAATTGAAAGTTTGTAAGAATATTCTTGGGGAAATTTCACTAGGCCCCTTTCTCCCTTTGATCCAGTCCGTGCTCTGTCTTTGGGATTTACTTCAACTAAGTTCTACTTGTATTTAGCCTATGCTAAGTTAGGCAATGCCTAGACTAAGGCTAAAGTTAGGGTATACATACTCTTATTTCTAACGTTGCCTCTAGACGAGTTCGGAGGCGTGGTGCTATCCCCATAGTACCGTGTGAACGACACGAACCATGtgcaacgttgtcatggcaatacttcaccactcttcgctcaccatgctgacacaagttttggacatactgaaataaatctcgacatatacgaaacgttggcgcgcgccgaagtgccaaaattatagcacgacgtaaatatagcatgttgacatgaccaatgtagtaatggcatgctgttacaagttttcgacatgctgatgttgaatttgacatgttgatagacgcaatggcatattgtattttgtttcgagatgttcatatggaattgtaacatgctgatatcgaattgtaacatgttgatatcgatttggacatatatatattaacttggacacttcactttctttttcgacatttatggaacgtttggctctccgtatgTACCATACAGGTAACATACAGCTTAAGGCTATATTAAGAACATATAAAACTACTAGCATTGATAAAAAGGTGCACTTCAATATCTGGACATTTCTATTGAATGTTACcatgaataataataagaatacatcagTTAGATCCTTTAACTATTAAAGATAAGAGTAATAAGtacaataaagtaaaaagaacatacctgaggggtagaaaggaacaaaactcagagcaaaatgaatagtacagcaacacaatgtcatatggtatatcaatgtGCCACTGACAGGTCATTTTCCCCTAACCTCTGAATGGCTGTACCACTATCTGTGAAGGTAACTTAATAAAAATTTATAGGGGCCTCTGTTTTGTTCAAATCATGTTCctaacacacatatatatatatatatatatatatatatatatatagatcccCAATGTATTCATATCATAAGTATATAACATTATATGGCATTGGTTTGTAAACATAATGACGACGACAATTTACAATGTATGCCAATATTAATCATTACCTTACAGTGTTTGTGAAATGGGGATTATTACCCAAAAGGACTTGAAATGGACTATCAATCAGTTGTTTCTTAGGGCATTGATGCTTGCTTGCCTCTTAAGGATATCTTCGGCTTAAATTGGAATAAAACCATACACTTCTTTGTTATACAATTCTCATACAATTTTTATGAAATGGGGTTATTATACAAAACGACTGCGAATAGACTAGCAACCGTTCGCTCCTCGGGGTTTTTGATGCTTGCTTGCCTTTAAATGACATATCCGgctttttaatataatataatttttttttttacaattctcGTACATTGTTTATGAAATGGGGGTTATTATACAAAACGCCTGCAAATAGACTAGCAACCAGTCGTTGTCCTTGGATGCCACTTTGATGCTTGCTTGCCACTTAAAGATTTCTTTGGCTTCTAGGAATCAAactaaacatttgtttttggcAGCATTTATAAGTCGATAAACTAAAGCCTGAGGGAATCCCTTTCACATATCGATGTTTCTCGACACCGTCACATTGTTGTCTCCACTTCTATTCATGTTCATATATTGATTGATCAAGAAAGTCCGATTGATTGGAACGTGAATATAGATCTAAAGATCAGACATGACAGATCACTTAACTTTAATAAATTGTTTTCTATGAAACTCCACTTTAGAAATCAGCAGCGTAACCAGGGCGAAAAGGTTTCTAGGGccaaaaaaaatatccaaattCAATCAGGGTGTTTTGTTTACTGACCCTGACTGTTTCAGTCCGCTTTTGTGATTGAGGATTCGATAGCGGGAGGACgttgggcagggggggggggtggcggagGTGGGGGTGTATTAATTCGACTTAAGTGGTAGCGTATTTGATCATtgccttctccccccccccccctcctccaccccatcCGAcataataaacaattaaaagttATTTGTTTCCAACTAAATCTGCGTATACGCGTTAAAGCTAAACGTGCAGGAAAACTGTGAAACAAATTAACTGCCACGGCTTTTAACGTTATTTCCTTATAAACCACCacttttttgttcaattttgatTCAATTTATTCTGTAATTTTCTCTTCTTAATATTTCTAAAATTGCTTACATTCTACCTATGAAAATGACATGAAAGTAAACAGAAGACTGATTTTGAAATCTGGTTTTAAGTCATGAGTGCTTGCATGTGCATTCCATGTCAATCGGTTACACTTCATTGCAAAATTTATCACAATTGATAACAAAGAAAAAGGTTATAATGTGTCCTAAGTTTCAAACCAGTTTTAATGTGACTTGCTTGTTTAATATTCTGCTCCGCTCTATGACGTAttcggaaaaagaaaaagaaaaaagtgcaGCACCATTGATCTCCTGTGGCCATTTCACCGCCTGTTTCCTTTCCTACCACTGTCCTTTGAAGTGtccatttaaaattttttttacattattcaATTGAAAATGGAACTTGTCTGCCAGTACGTCTTTCTAAATACATATGCTCTCAGTCGattttttgtttcagtttgcTTCTAAAGAAGGTCCTGTAAGAATCGAATTATCAGGCCCTCTAAGTTTCACTTACAAAATAACCAAATGCTGACAAAACGAAAAAGTCCAATCCGTTTCTTATGTGCACAGTAAGCTAGGCTATGCGCACTTAGCACAATAAAGGTATGTAATTTCGATAGGCCTAAGCgaaatgttgatatttgttTGAATGAGAATGTAACAAACCCTCTAAGTAGTTTATACACTAAATAATGTGCGATCAAGAGGAATAAAAATTAGCAATCAAGTTTCAAATATATTTGATTCAAACCGGCAGACCTTACACAGTACGGTAACGCAAAACGCGACTAGctgtcttttttttctatttttaaaattttcttttgtctGAAATCTGAAACGTTCACTGTACTACATTAACAAACCATCTGTCAGGTTATCATGTTGATGGTAATGTTCCGATTGTTAACCCTTTAGCTTTATAAGGTGTGAACCCGTTATTTGATAACCAATCGTTTAACTGATACGTCTTTTCTCTGCATGACAATTAAGTATTATGAAACTGTCGATGAACAAGGCTAAACATAATGCTGTCCCTCCAGAGTTGTACTATCCAATCAATATGTCTTTCATGCGTATATACCACAACTAAATCTTATCGACAAATGGAGTTGATTTAAATTCTTCATGGGGTACAGTCCCGTAACCAACGAGACAGTAACGTCACTAGTTATTGTTCTCCTCAATCttattttccaaaaataacTGAATCTATAGTTAACAATTGGTAATCTTGTTTtgtcatatatatgtttttagcCGAAGCCTTATGCATACACCTTTTTTTACTTACAAGTCGAAGAGAGACAGAGTGTGTtagagaggtggaggagagagagatgtgaacagagaaactgttaacaaacttaTCCATTGCAAAACTCAATGTAGGTATAAACAGAGGgtctgatgtttcgatcctaccTACAGCAGGATTTTTCTTCAGAGGCAGGCCGAGGACGTGACTtattatacatgtacagtacaggatTAAAAGTCAGAATATAGTGCGCCTTTTAATATATATGCCCGGTATATTCAAAGATGTCAAACATTTTTTCAAGAAGAACAGTTCTTAATTACTTGTGAACAGGTAAGTTGTTTTAACATTTGCAGATTCGTCtaaaagaaattttgtttttaatatttgtaaacttTGCAACGGATTctaagaaggggggggggggggggactaaccATTTGCCGAAGGGCACAATATTTATGTCCTGCAACATACTGTATAACTAATAGTGTAACAGCAACATTAAACGAAAAATTTACTAAAACTTCCTGACATTACTAATTGGACGCAATTAATGCTGCTTTCCTTTAATTAGTTAGAGCGGCTTTGTCTCTTGCGTtgcgttttatttttttttacaactttcCATCATTAGATCCGAACTATAACATGGGttaaaaacaatacacaaaatAGTCAAGTCttatcccaaagaagaaatggaaaaattcTTACATTTTATAAACACCAACAAGGCAAAAGTGTATGAGTTAAGAATGTCTTAAAACACTTAAAACTCATAAATTTCAAATCCTAAACCATAATTTAGCATATTTCACTTTCCACCAGATTCAGGGACTCTAATAAAGTCAACCCTCCTTTTTTATATTGATAGCTTTCAATATTTATACGCACCCTGCTGAGGTAAACCCTTCCGTTTAGGTTATTAAAAGATCACCACTGTttaccaccacccccccccctccaccctctcaAAAGAATACAACAAAAATATCGCAGTAAGCGCACATCTCATATTTTTTGtaattacatttttgttttgtataggATCATCCGATTTTTTTTAGAGGGATTAGGATTATTCGTCGCCTATAACGTCTCCAATATTGCCAGAATGACGTCAATATCACCGGAAACAATTACGGCCCAGCCATACTCTGAAgaaaaagtaagaaaacaaTTTCAACTGCCTTCTAAACTTTAATTCAATTCTATCTAAAGTAAAGAAGTTTAGTGTTCGTTTCTTGTTTGTAGGAGTATACTTGGTGAGTGCATGAGCCTTTATCCCGGTGTGATCTCAGAATGAACTGTATTTTATCTTTCTATGTAGGGAAAACgaaggggtgaggggtgggttTAAAACTCGTATAGCCTGATGGTATACACACtcatgatatataaatattacctgtatttcactttttatttgattattttctTCAGGTGACCAACAAGGAAAGGAACTTGCCACTGGATGGTGTCGGTTTGGAGGCTCTGGCCgatttaaacaaattttataTTCACCAGTTTATTGAACCATTGGAAGGTGAGGTCACAATTAGGTTTTGCTGAATTAAGGCCCGTctaaattaattttatattcaTCAGTTTATTGAATCATTAGAATGAGAAGGTCAGAATTAGGTAGGTTCTTTTCTAATAAGCAATCAAGAGTACCCAGTTTTGTGAGAATTAACCCCGTCTAAATTGCCCCTTTTCATCAATTTAAGTACCGGTatacctccctccccccccccccccgtttttgTTACGTGTCTTTTGTGAACTCAAAAGAAAGCTAACCTTTcgttgaaagaaagaaaactgtAATTAGAATAGTACTATTTTGTTGTAACGTTAAGAAAAATGCTTTTTTAAAAAGTGTCGAGTTTTTGAGAACACATTGaaaaaatactggaatttgtggtGCACAGAGGGTCCACTTAACGAAACTTTGTGGGTCTATTTGCGGTTTGCGttttcaaatcaaaatcacaATTCCCGTGACTACCTAAACGAAGTAATATGGGGGAAGGGGTACCCCATATAGAACCATCTTTCGCCGTCTATGTATATACACGCCTCTGTCTTTCCCCCTTTTCAAGTTTTCACGATCATGAACTGATTTATCAGCTGCGTATAGACGTAACATGATTCTCAGGGTGCACATGTGATATAGTGAATTCTGACtttttgaaaatacaaaatttgttATACCACGGAAAAGCGTGGAATCAAGAtcttttcagaaaaaaaaaccctcacTGACATCTTACTAACGTAACATCGTTACGAGTAACACGGTTATACAGTCTCGATATAGGGACTGAGGATATGAGGGGATCAATTTGTTGGGTATTTCGTGCAAGGCCCTATTTTTTTTAggtgactttttttttatatagtatGTACTGGGAGGAACGTACAGGATCGTGTTTAATACCAGTGAAATGTTGACGTCACAAGTTGGAAAGAAAAGAAGTAAAACAGAGGGCGCTCATCAACAATTATAGGAACAAAGTACTGATCAttctcaaaaatatatattagaatagaaagaaaaaatgaaaaggagAGCTTGACTGAAAGTATCTTTAACACTTAATTTGAACATGatccttttttcttcatttcttttaatttcgtATAAAGTTACTAATAAGATTGAAACACGAAATCGATATCGCATCCTGGACGGCTACGGAAACTTCGTTTACGATGTGCTTGAAAGATCGACGGATTTTGAAGGTGGATGCTACGGATCAGCCAGGAACTTTGTTCTAAGCATATTCGACAAACAACGAACGGTAAGAGATGCATGGCAATATTAATCATGGAAATATGGATAGGCCAGGAGGTAAAAAGTTTTGACTGGCGAAAGAAGAACGTATTTTAAACTTCCTGGTGAAATGTGCATCTAAATTCTACATGGTGTTCTCAAGATGTCAATAATAGAAATTGTCACAATATTACCgcaagtgaacttgaagcaaacaggtttGACGTCACTATAGTTGTACACTGAGAGCAAtgaatatgttttcattttccgTTCATTTTTCACTTAACTGGTTTGACCTTCGACTGGATTGGGTTTCTAACTTTTCCATGTGtgcaattaataaaatatatactaaTGACTGTAGTGTGTTCGTATTGAGATGCATGTATATATCCCAATTTGGGTAGTaggatattttgttttcaaattataaagaaacaGATAAAAGAAAATGTATCAGCTTCTATgatatcacacctgtttgcttctcGTTTACTTTGGGTACAAAACGTGTCAGCTTCAAATGATGTGATCTCGAAAATGGTAATGTACGGGCATGTCGATCTGGGGTAGAACCTCAGTCAGTCGGAAGATGTTTTACTGTTCAGTCGGGAATGAATGAGACCACTCCTCTGGGAACATGAAGCGCTTCTATTAAAGGTTCATCTGTCTCTCTCCTAAATCAGTCAGGGAGAATTTAGATCCcccatctccccctccccccccccccctttgccccACATTTGACATCATGGACCCGTCACAGTACGAGGCTTTCACGTATGATGGACTTCCAGTTACCGTCTGCGTCGACGGCATAACACAACGATTTCAATATGTACGGACGCCGTTATAATAGCGGTGTGTTGATTTTAATGTCTTTTACAACTAATAAAGTTCTTCATTTGTTTTCCTATTTACAAAGGAGGTAATTCGTTTGGCTCGTGAACGTAAAACGTGCATCGGATGTACATGTTTTGTGTTTGGTCCAGACTGTGGAGATGAAATAGCAGTGGACGCACCCGCAGGGGAGGTATTTGGATCAGTCTGTCAAaggtaaatattattttcgtatttttttttctatgaatAAGCAGATCATAAAAAATTATTTGGAGTTTGTTGGAAAGACttcaaataaaaagagaaaaatattgcCTAGGACGAAACACAAACCATTGACCTCTGGAACACGCATTTTTTGTACCCTCTGGTATCAGCTGAACTATAAATTGGGCCGTCAAGATGGGTGCATGGTCTACAGTGGGAGACAGTATTTCCTGCGCAAAGGGAAAATCAAAATAGACATCGTTGTTATCAAATGAAAGAGAAGAGGGTATTGGATGGGAgaatgtgggggtggggagatgtGGAATCCTTCTCATTCTAGACTCATAATAGACTAGTGGTagcctggggggggggtggtatggGGAAGTATAGATTTCGAAACGTATAAAGAACATAACGAACGCTCATCATATTGAAACAAATCAACAAAGCGCGTAACTAGACCAGAATTACCGTATTATATATTGATCGGTTTGAATGCATATACTGATTACATCCCTGTTTTACAAATAGATGGAGTATTTTAAGACCATATTTCGAAATCATGGACGTGGATGGTGAAATGATTGCGTCTGCCAAAGGTCCCGGATGTATCTGTCAGAACACACTTTGCTCCAGTCCAGTTGAATTTCAGGTAAGACCGTTGGGAATGTAAAACGCCTATGTAATTTATTGATATAGGTATAGCACATATTATACAGAAGAGGCAATTGTTacataaaaaaatgaaagaagaagatatatatttcagatattttgaTTTGGTGGAGGGAAAAGACTCGGAATTAGACGTGTGCTTACTGTATATAACGGAGTAGTAACGAGTCACTTTATGTGGAGGCCGAGTCGAGTCATTACCAATGACTTTTCTCGAATCGACTCGAATCGAGTCATGGACTCGAGTCACTGTGTTATTTCTATGGGGCTAAAGTAAGCAAAATTATTCTAGTCGATTCAAGTTTGAAACTTGGCGACACGAGTCTTGATGGGGGTGGGCGTGTAATGAAGAACGCATGGCCCAAatacttggggggggggaggggggtcgtGGGGTGCTATATAGTCAGCTATACTGATA is part of the Apostichopus japonicus isolate 1M-3 chromosome 11, ASM3797524v1, whole genome shotgun sequence genome and harbors:
- the LOC139976118 gene encoding phospholipid scramblase 1-like gives rise to the protein MTSISPETITAQPYSEEKVTNKERNLPLDGVGLEALADLNKFYIHQFIEPLEVTNKIETRNRYRILDGYGNFVYDVLERSTDFEGGCYGSARNFVLSIFDKQRTEVIRLARERKTCIGCTCFVFGPDCGDEIAVDAPAGEVFGSVCQRWSILRPYFEIMDVDGEMIASAKGPGCICQNTLCSSPVEFQIYSKDGSSKIGSISKLYSGFAKELYTKADDFELNFIENTSLEVKILCICLVFLLDFMFFEDETSSPDSNSLQVGR